Within the Nitratireductor basaltis genome, the region AGGCAAGGCGGTCCTTTTCAAGAAATTTGCCAATATCGATGTCTTCGATATCGAGATCGATGCACCGGAAATCGACCGGATGGTCGAAACCGTTTCAGCGCTGGAGCCGACTTTTGGCGGCATAAACCTTGAAGACATCAAGGCTCCGGAATGTTTCGACGTTGAAGAGCGTCTGAAACAGCGCATGAAGATTCCCGTCTTCCATGATGACCAGCATGGCACTGCAATCATCGTCGCCGCCGCGATCATCAACGGTCTGGAACTTGCGGGAAAGAAGATTTCCGAGGCCAAGATCGTGACCTCGGGCGCGGGTGCTGCAGCGCTTGCCTGTCTCAACCTGCTGGTCGAACTGGGTGCAAATCTGGAGAACATCTGGATCACCGACCGCCACGGCGTTGCCTATAAAGGCCGCGTGGAGGAGATGGACCGCTGGAAAGAGCCCTACCTCAAGGACACAGACAAGCGCAGCCTTGCCGAGGTCATCCCCGGAGCGGACGTGTTTCTGGGGCTCTCGGCGGCAGGCGTATTGAAGCCGGAAATGCTGGCGGACATGGCGGACAAGCCGCTGATCCTGGCTCTGGCCAATCCGGTTCCGGAGATCATGCCGCAAGTGGCCCGTGAGGCGCGGCCCGATGCCATGATCTGCACAGGACGCTCCGACTTCCCCAATCAGGTCAACAATGTTCTGTGCTTTCCCTACATCTTCCGCGGTGCGCTTGATGTAGGCGCCACGGCCATCAACGAAACGATGAAGCTTGCTGCGGTGCGTGCCATTGCAGCGCTTGCACGCGAAGAACCTTCCGATGTGGCCGCGCGCGCCTATAGCGGCGAAACACCCATCTTCGGCCCCGACTTCCTGATCCCCTCGCCCTTCGACCCGCGCCTGATCCTGCGGATTGCTCCGGCAGTGGCGGAAGCGGCCATGGAAAGCGGCGTGGCGAGCAGACCGATCGAGGACATGCAGGCCTATTACGACCGGCTGAACCGCTTCGTGTTCCGCTCGGGCCTTGTCATGAAGCCGGTCTTCTCCTCCGCGAAGGCGGCGCAGCACAAGCGCGTGATCTATGCCGATGGCGAAGACGAACGTGTCTTGCGCGCTGCCCAGGTCGTTCTTGAAGAAGGCATTGCGCGTCCAACGCTGATTGGAAGACCTGCTGTCATCGAGACACGGCTAAGCCGCTATGGTCTGAAAATCCGGCCGGGCAAGGATTTCGACATCATCAATCCCGAGGATGATCCGCGATACCGCGAATATGTCGACCTGCTGCAGAAGCGCACGGGGCGCCGTGGCATCACGCCTGAAGGTGCCCGCACACTTGTGCGAACGAACAATACCGTCATCGCGGCCCTTGCCATGCTTCGTGATGAAGCTGATGCGATGATCTGTGGTCTTGAAGGCAGGTTCGAGCGTCACCTTCGCTATGTGGACATCATCCTGGGTCGTCGTCCCGGCGTGGATGAGCTATCGGCACTGTCAATGCTGATCACGAAGCAAGGGGTGATGTTCTTCACCGACACCTATGTGAGCATCGACCCTTCAGCAGAAGAGATCGCGGAGATGACGCGTCTGGCAGCGGAAGAAATACGACGCTTCGGCATCGAACCACGTGCTGCCCTCCTTTCGCATTCCGATTTCGGTTCGCGGGAATCCGCTAGCGCTGCAAAGATGCGCAAGGCAACGGCACTGCTTCATGAACAGGCACCAGATCTTGTCGTGGATGGCGAGATGCATGGTGATTCCGCACTGTCGGAGACGCTGCGTCGCAGGGTGTTCCCGCATTCCAACCTCGAGGGGGAAGCCAATCTTCTCGTCTTCCCCAATCTCGACGCGGCCAATATCACCCTGACCACGGTCAGCGCCATGACCGATGCCCTTCATGTGGGACCGATCTTACTCGGTCCGGCCATGCCGGCTCATATCCTGACGCCATCAGTTACCTCACGCGGCGTGGTCAACATGACAGCGCTTGCAGTCGTGGAAGCGAGCCAAAATAGAAATGGCTAAAATTCGTGGGGTGCAGATAATTTGCACTTAATCTACCTTTGCTAACAATTTTATCTCAACGCAACTTGTAGGCGTACCGTGCCTGCTTCTATTATTGTGACTGCAGGCGCGAGATGAAGTTGTGACCATTACTGTTTTTTCGTTTCGAACTCATACCGCTGACCGACAGCGGAACGGAGGCTACATGTACGGCTTTGTGCGCATCGCCATACTTGGATTCATTTCATGTCTATTTCTCACCGTTCAGGCAGATGCTCTTTCCCGCACGTGCCGAAATCTCGAAGCGCAGCTTGCAAAGGCCTCACGTGGGGGCTCAAGCACTTCGATCGCCAAGTATGACAGGGCCATCTCCCGTCAGGGCAGCGAGCTGAATCGCGCCCGTGCCAGCGCGCGAAATGCCGGCTGTACGGGCGGACTTTTTGGCAATAACAGTGCCCAGTGCCGCTCCATCGGTTCCACCATCCAGAAGATGAGCAACAACCTGGCGCAGTTGAAGCGCAAGCGTGCCTCAATGGGTGGCGCAGGCAACACAAAGCAGATCAAGGCCCGCCTGTTGCGCGATATCCGCAAATATGGCTGCCGAAACAAGCCGGCGACCTCCGTAAAGGCGAAAACCAAGACGAAGAAAAAGGTGCAAAAGGCTGCGGCTCCACGCATCAAGAAAAATGCAGCGCCTGCGCGGGTGGTACAAAAGGCACCGCAAAAGAAGCAGGCAGTCCGCAAGGCAGCCGTCAAGAAGGTCGTCCGCAAGCAGAACTCGGCAACAAGGGCCAGTGCACCCTTCGTCAAGCCGCGCAACATGACCACTTTCCGCACCATGTGTGTGCGCATGTGCGACGGCTACTATTTCCCCATTTCCTTTTCCGTGCCGAAAGACATGTTCGAGCGGGATCAGCAGACTTGCGAGGCACGGTGCCCGGGCGCGGCGGTGGAACTTTTCGTTCACAGCGTACCAGATGAAGAAACCGCCCAGATGGTATCGATCTCCGATGGTACGCCCTACCAGCGAACGGAATTTGCCTATGCATATCGCCGCAAGGGTTTGGGGGGCGCAGGTTGTAGCTGCGAAGTGCAATCCCCCAGCTTCGAAGTCATGGCTGGCGAATATGATCAACCGCAGAACGGCGAGACTGTGAGTTCCATCGCCAAAACGGATGACGCAGCCCTGGCGCAGAACGAGGACATGCTCGACATGCCCGCACCGCGCTTTCGTCCCGATCCGGCTGCAGACCCGGAGACGCTTGCCAACCGCGCCGGCGCGCTCGACATGAAGTCACCAATACCTTCCGCGCCGATCCAGACGGCGGTCTCTTCCTTCGGCGTTCCAGCCATCAGGGTCGTCGGGCCAGTGTTCCTTCCCGACCCAAAAGAGGCAATAGATCTGAAAGCTCCGGTCCCCACTCGCGACCGGTGAGAGCGATCCGCAAGGGCTTGAAGAGTTGCTTGCCCTTGCGCCCCGTCTCGGTCTTCACCCGAGAAGTCCATTCCTTCCAGACATTCTCCGTCCATGGCTCTTCGGGCAGCAGATCGAAAGCCTGGCGGACAAAGTCCTGATCCGCTTTATCGAGCGGGGTGTCTTCCGACGGCCCCTGCTCCACGATTACCCACCACTCAGCAGCATCTTCGATCTTCTCGATATTGCCGCATATGGCCTGCCAGAACGGCTTTGCCTTCGCTCCGGTGATGCCAAGCTCTGCGAGGCGCTGTTCAACAGCGTCGAAAGGTTTCTGCTGAACCAGCTGACGGCTCAGCATGCGCAGTTCCTCCGGGTCGAACTTTGCAGCAGAACGTGAACTGGCCGAAGGTTCGAAGCGTTCTTCCAGTGCCTTCATGCTGCTGCAGGCTTCAACGGATCCGGATGCACCGATCAGCACGGCCAGTGAAGCCACGGCCATCGGCTCCAACCCATCTTCCCTAAGAGAAGCGATTGAAAGCGCCCCTTTTCGTTTCGACAACCCTTCGCCAGAGGTCGCGGTCAACAGATTGTGGTGACCGAAAGCCGGAACCTGCGCGCCGAGCGCTTCAAAGAGTGCGATCTGCGCGCCGGTATTGGTCACATGGTCATCACCACGGATGATGTGCGTGACCTTGGTATCGATATCGTCCACCACCGAAGGCAGGGTGTAGAGATAGGTGCCGTCCTCGCGGATGAGCACGGGATCGCTCATGGAGGCAAGATCCACCGTTTGCGGACCGCGCACCACATCGTCCCATGTCACGTCGGTGCGTTCGGGCTGATGCGGATCATCCTTGAAGTTCGGCAGCAGAAAACGCCAATGAGGACTCCGGCCTTCCTCTTCCAGCCGCTTGCGGTCCGCCTCGGAAAGCTTGAGCGCCTCACGTCCGTAAACTGGCGGCAATCGCCGCGAGAGGCGGATCTTGCGCCGACGTTCAAGTTCTTCCGGCGTTTCATAGCAGGGGTACAACAGCCCTTTCTCACGCAGAAACGCGGCCGCACGATCATGCGCGTCAGTT harbors:
- a CDS encoding NADP-dependent malic enzyme, with amino-acid sequence MADNENKNSKTSELDEAALFFHRYPVPGKLEIQATKPLGNQRDLALAYSPGVAAPCLAIKEDPTTAADYTARANLVAVVSNGSAVLGLGNIGPLASKPVMEGKAVLFKKFANIDVFDIEIDAPEIDRMVETVSALEPTFGGINLEDIKAPECFDVEERLKQRMKIPVFHDDQHGTAIIVAAAIINGLELAGKKISEAKIVTSGAGAAALACLNLLVELGANLENIWITDRHGVAYKGRVEEMDRWKEPYLKDTDKRSLAEVIPGADVFLGLSAAGVLKPEMLADMADKPLILALANPVPEIMPQVAREARPDAMICTGRSDFPNQVNNVLCFPYIFRGALDVGATAINETMKLAAVRAIAALAREEPSDVAARAYSGETPIFGPDFLIPSPFDPRLILRIAPAVAEAAMESGVASRPIEDMQAYYDRLNRFVFRSGLVMKPVFSSAKAAQHKRVIYADGEDERVLRAAQVVLEEGIARPTLIGRPAVIETRLSRYGLKIRPGKDFDIINPEDDPRYREYVDLLQKRTGRRGITPEGARTLVRTNNTVIAALAMLRDEADAMICGLEGRFERHLRYVDIILGRRPGVDELSALSMLITKQGVMFFTDTYVSIDPSAEEIAEMTRLAAEEIRRFGIEPRAALLSHSDFGSRESASAAKMRKATALLHEQAPDLVVDGEMHGDSALSETLRRRVFPHSNLEGEANLLVFPNLDAANITLTTVSAMTDALHVGPILLGPAMPAHILTPSVTSRGVVNMTALAVVEASQNRNG
- a CDS encoding DUF2865 domain-containing protein, which codes for MYGFVRIAILGFISCLFLTVQADALSRTCRNLEAQLAKASRGGSSTSIAKYDRAISRQGSELNRARASARNAGCTGGLFGNNSAQCRSIGSTIQKMSNNLAQLKRKRASMGGAGNTKQIKARLLRDIRKYGCRNKPATSVKAKTKTKKKVQKAAAPRIKKNAAPARVVQKAPQKKQAVRKAAVKKVVRKQNSATRASAPFVKPRNMTTFRTMCVRMCDGYYFPISFSVPKDMFERDQQTCEARCPGAAVELFVHSVPDEETAQMVSISDGTPYQRTEFAYAYRRKGLGGAGCSCEVQSPSFEVMAGEYDQPQNGETVSSIAKTDDAALAQNEDMLDMPAPRFRPDPAADPETLANRAGALDMKSPIPSAPIQTAVSSFGVPAIRVVGPVFLPDPKEAIDLKAPVPTRDR
- the gltX gene encoding glutamate--tRNA ligase, whose protein sequence is MTVTLRFAPSPTGRIHIGNARTALFNWLFARKAGGRFILRFDDTDSARSTREFADEIERDLEWLGIEPDEIIRQSDRTDAHDRAAAFLREKGLLYPCYETPEELERRRKIRLSRRLPPVYGREALKLSEADRKRLEEEGRSPHWRFLLPNFKDDPHQPERTDVTWDDVVRGPQTVDLASMSDPVLIREDGTYLYTLPSVVDDIDTKVTHIIRGDDHVTNTGAQIALFEALGAQVPAFGHHNLLTATSGEGLSKRKGALSIASLREDGLEPMAVASLAVLIGASGSVEACSSMKALEERFEPSASSRSAAKFDPEELRMLSRQLVQQKPFDAVEQRLAELGITGAKAKPFWQAICGNIEKIEDAAEWWVIVEQGPSEDTPLDKADQDFVRQAFDLLPEEPWTENVWKEWTSRVKTETGRKGKQLFKPLRIALTGREWGPELSDLLPLLGREGTLARRP